A window of Streptomyces caniferus contains these coding sequences:
- a CDS encoding MFS transporter yields MSTGSGAHSAPAPNSQEDTVSDDATATTPGTAPGVAAGPAATPRKGTFSSLRIRNYRLFATGQMVSNTGTWMQRIAQDWLVLSLTGSSAAVGITTALQFLPMLLFGLYGGVIADRFAKRKLLLFTQSAMGLTGLALAVLTLSGQVQVWHVYLVAFVLGLVTVLDNPSRQAFVSEMVGQDELRNAVSLNSANFQSARLIGPAVAGVLITAFGSGWAFLLNGLSFIAPVAGLLMMRTAELHPVDRVPRSKGQLREGLRYVSGRPDLIWPIVLVGFIGTFGFNFPIWLTAFVYHVYHQGAGTYSLFNGLMAAGSLIGALLAARRAGSRLRLLVGAAILFGALEIAASLAPSFWVFAALLAPIGMVGLTVNVTANSSIQMATDPLMRGRVMSLFMMVFVGGTPLGAPVVGWITDAFGPRIGFLAGGLVSLVAAVVIGLILARMGGLRLKIDLRRGHRHVAFVPRVPGTASSSASSTASSVEKDLAPAA; encoded by the coding sequence TTGAGTACGGGATCCGGAGCACACTCCGCCCCCGCACCGAACTCCCAAGAAGACACGGTTTCCGACGACGCGACCGCGACCACTCCGGGCACCGCCCCGGGCGTCGCCGCCGGCCCCGCCGCCACACCGCGCAAGGGCACGTTCAGTTCCCTACGAATACGTAACTACCGCCTCTTCGCCACCGGCCAGATGGTGTCCAACACGGGCACGTGGATGCAGCGCATCGCCCAGGACTGGCTGGTGCTGAGCCTCACCGGCTCCTCCGCCGCGGTCGGCATCACCACCGCGCTGCAGTTCCTGCCGATGCTGCTCTTCGGGCTCTACGGCGGCGTCATCGCCGACCGCTTCGCCAAGCGCAAGCTGCTCCTGTTCACCCAGTCCGCCATGGGCCTGACCGGCCTCGCCCTCGCCGTGCTCACGCTGAGCGGCCAGGTGCAGGTCTGGCACGTCTATCTGGTCGCCTTCGTCCTCGGCCTGGTCACCGTCCTCGACAACCCCTCCCGGCAGGCCTTCGTCTCCGAGATGGTCGGCCAGGACGAGCTGCGCAACGCCGTCAGCCTCAACTCCGCCAACTTCCAGTCCGCGCGGCTGATCGGGCCCGCCGTCGCCGGTGTCCTGATCACCGCCTTCGGCAGCGGCTGGGCCTTCCTGCTCAACGGCCTGTCGTTCATCGCCCCGGTCGCCGGCCTGCTGATGATGCGGACCGCGGAACTCCACCCGGTCGACCGCGTCCCGCGCAGCAAGGGGCAGCTGCGGGAGGGGCTGCGGTACGTGTCGGGGCGCCCCGACCTGATCTGGCCCATCGTGCTGGTCGGGTTCATCGGGACCTTCGGCTTCAACTTCCCGATCTGGCTGACCGCGTTCGTCTACCACGTCTACCACCAGGGCGCCGGCACCTACTCGCTGTTCAACGGGCTGATGGCGGCCGGTTCGCTGATCGGCGCGCTGCTCGCGGCCCGCCGCGCCGGTTCCCGGCTGCGGCTGCTGGTCGGCGCGGCGATCCTCTTCGGCGCGCTGGAGATCGCGGCCTCGCTCGCCCCGTCGTTCTGGGTCTTCGCGGCGCTCCTCGCCCCGATCGGCATGGTCGGTCTGACGGTCAACGTCACCGCCAATTCGAGCATCCAGATGGCCACCGATCCGCTGATGCGCGGCCGGGTGATGAGCCTGTTCATGATGGTCTTCGTGGGCGGAACCCCGCTGGGCGCGCCGGTGGTCGGGTGGATCACCGACGCCTTCGGTCCCCGGATCGGTTTCCTGGCGGGCGGCCTGGTCTCCCTGGTGGCCGCGGTCGTCATCGGCCTGATCCTCGCCCGGATGGGCGGCCTGCGCCTCAAGATCGACCTGCGCCGCGGCCATCGGCATGTCGCCTTCGTGCCCCGGGTCCCCGGAACGGCCTCGTCGAGCGCCTCCTCGACCGCTTCGTCCGTGGAGAAGGACCTGGCCCCGGCGGCGTAG
- a CDS encoding MarR family winged helix-turn-helix transcriptional regulator yields the protein MPELSRPQPDGREVPPDDAAAVNALRSAVMRLSRRLKHQRVDESLSPTEMSVLGTLFRCGSATPGELARKEHVQPPSMTRIVAMLEAKGLVRLEPHPDDRRQKVVRQTEQAEAMLEESRRKRNAWLAELASGLDEDEWAKVRAAAPVLEKLAQL from the coding sequence ATGCCGGAACTGTCCCGCCCCCAGCCCGACGGCCGGGAGGTGCCCCCAGACGACGCGGCCGCGGTGAACGCTCTGCGGTCCGCCGTGATGCGCCTGTCGCGCCGACTCAAGCACCAGCGGGTCGACGAATCGCTGAGCCCCACCGAGATGTCGGTGCTCGGCACCCTGTTCCGCTGCGGCAGTGCCACCCCGGGCGAGCTGGCCCGCAAGGAGCATGTGCAGCCGCCGTCGATGACCCGCATCGTGGCCATGCTGGAGGCCAAGGGACTGGTCCGGCTCGAACCGCACCCGGACGACCGCCGTCAGAAGGTCGTCAGGCAGACCGAACAGGCCGAGGCGATGCTCGAGGAGAGCCGCCGCAAGCGCAACGCCTGGCTCGCCGAGCTGGCCTCCGGGCTGGACGAGGACGAGTGGGCGAAGGTACGGGCCGCCGCGCCCGTGCTGGAGAAGCTCGCACAGTTGTAG
- a CDS encoding ribbon-helix-helix protein, CopG family — translation MGSRVLSLRVDGELLERLRQHAAKRGMSVQDYVVRTLIREDFDERFKSSVDETEKLGGRWPAT, via the coding sequence ATGGGATCGCGAGTGCTCAGCCTGCGGGTGGACGGGGAGCTGCTGGAGCGCCTCCGGCAGCACGCCGCAAAACGCGGAATGAGCGTCCAGGACTATGTGGTCCGGACGCTCATTCGCGAGGATTTCGACGAGCGGTTCAAGTCCTCCGTCGACGAGACGGAGAAGCTGGGGGGCCGCTGGCCGGCTACTTGA
- a CDS encoding NCS2 family permease — MPPSATTPVDTLENPGPKPPKNGFDRFFKISERGSTIGRELRGGLATFFAMAYIIVLNPIILGSGVDKFGHHLDNAQLVTATALMAGLSTVLMGVVGNVPIAIAAGLGINAVVSLQLAPKMSWPDAMGMVVLAGLVLMALVASGLRQRVMDAIPNGLRRAIAIGIGLFISLIGLVDAGFVTRNPDAAHTTVPMSLGQGGQLKGWPVLVFVLGLVLMFVLIVRKVRGAILIGMVSMAVVAIVINALVDIPDASWGLAVPNVPHKIVDTPDFGLIGQISLFGGFKEVGVLTGCLFVFTVLLSGFFDAMGTIIGVGEEAGLLDNETGQLPNMGRILMVDGIAVAGGGFGSASANTCFVESTAGVGEGARTGLANLMTGGLFLLALVFTPLATVVPSQAATPALLVVGFLIMASNVRDIDWGDFTIGIPAFLTMVSMPFTYSITNGIGIGVLAFILLRTATGRVKEIPWLLNAVGFCFLVYFLLDPIEQALGVK, encoded by the coding sequence ATGCCCCCCTCGGCCACCACGCCGGTCGACACCCTTGAGAACCCGGGTCCGAAGCCTCCCAAGAACGGCTTCGACCGCTTCTTCAAGATCTCCGAGCGGGGGTCGACCATCGGCCGCGAGCTCCGCGGCGGCCTGGCGACGTTCTTCGCGATGGCCTACATCATCGTGCTGAACCCGATCATTCTCGGCTCTGGAGTCGACAAGTTCGGCCACCATCTCGACAACGCCCAGCTGGTCACCGCCACCGCGCTGATGGCCGGTCTGAGCACGGTACTGATGGGCGTCGTCGGCAATGTCCCGATCGCCATCGCGGCCGGCCTCGGCATCAACGCCGTGGTGTCCCTGCAGCTCGCGCCCAAGATGAGCTGGCCGGACGCGATGGGCATGGTCGTGCTCGCCGGTCTGGTCCTGATGGCCCTGGTCGCCTCGGGGCTGCGGCAGCGGGTGATGGACGCGATCCCCAACGGGCTGCGGCGGGCCATTGCCATCGGCATCGGCCTGTTCATCTCGCTGATCGGCCTGGTCGACGCCGGCTTCGTGACGCGCAACCCGGACGCCGCGCACACCACCGTGCCGATGAGCCTGGGGCAGGGCGGACAGCTCAAGGGCTGGCCGGTGCTGGTCTTCGTCCTCGGCCTGGTGCTGATGTTCGTGCTGATCGTGCGGAAGGTCAGGGGCGCGATCCTGATCGGGATGGTCTCGATGGCCGTCGTCGCGATCGTCATCAACGCCCTCGTCGACATCCCGGACGCGTCCTGGGGCCTGGCGGTCCCCAACGTCCCGCACAAGATCGTCGACACCCCGGACTTCGGCCTGATCGGTCAGATCAGCCTCTTCGGCGGCTTCAAGGAAGTCGGCGTGCTGACCGGCTGCCTGTTCGTCTTCACCGTGCTGCTCTCCGGCTTCTTCGACGCGATGGGCACCATCATCGGCGTCGGCGAGGAGGCCGGGCTGCTGGACAACGAGACCGGCCAGCTGCCGAACATGGGCCGGATCCTCATGGTCGACGGCATCGCGGTCGCGGGCGGCGGCTTCGGCTCCGCCTCCGCCAACACCTGCTTCGTGGAGTCCACGGCCGGTGTCGGCGAGGGCGCCCGCACCGGCCTCGCGAACCTGATGACCGGCGGCCTCTTCCTGCTCGCGCTGGTCTTCACGCCGCTGGCGACCGTCGTCCCCTCGCAGGCCGCGACGCCCGCACTGCTGGTCGTCGGCTTCCTGATCATGGCCTCGAACGTGCGGGACATCGACTGGGGCGACTTCACCATCGGCATCCCGGCGTTCCTGACGATGGTCTCGATGCCGTTCACCTACAGCATCACCAACGGCATCGGCATCGGTGTCCTGGCCTTCATCCTGCTGCGCACGGCGACCGGCCGGGTCAAGGAGATCCCCTGGCTGCTGAACGCGGTCGGCTTCTGCTTCCTGGTGTACTTCCTGCTCGACCCGATCGAGCAGGCGCTCGGGGTCAAGTAG
- a CDS encoding DUF2530 domain-containing protein, with protein sequence MWKKSELREAPAPLEGPVVGTITGGTIIWFVLFLGQLPFYGWFADHGHSWWVWTCLAGGGLGLIGVWYVRARDAAIKRSAASAERP encoded by the coding sequence ATGTGGAAGAAGTCCGAACTGCGCGAGGCCCCGGCGCCTCTCGAGGGCCCCGTCGTCGGCACGATCACCGGCGGCACCATCATCTGGTTCGTGCTCTTCCTCGGCCAGCTCCCCTTCTACGGCTGGTTCGCCGACCACGGCCACTCCTGGTGGGTGTGGACCTGCCTGGCCGGCGGCGGCCTCGGGCTGATCGGCGTCTGGTACGTCCGGGCCCGGGACGCCGCGATCAAGCGCTCCGCGGCGTCCGCCGAGCGGCCCTGA
- a CDS encoding cation-translocating P-type ATPase: protein MTERARAETEHSGPGREPARRTARKPVAAGLTAAEVAERVARGEVNDVPVRSSRSAAEIVRANVFTRFNAIIGVLFVIILIVGPLQDGLFGFVIVANTGIGIVQELRAKKTLDSLAVIGEARPTVRRDGAPAEIPTSAVVLGDVIELGPGDKVIVDGEVLESDGLEIDESLLTGEADPVVKKPGEAAMSGSFVVAGSGAFTATKVGRQAYAAQLAEEASRFTLVHSELRSGISRILKYVTWMMIPTAIGLVLSHLLTLGLPGDEAIRRMVAGIVPMIPEGLVLLTSVAFAIGVIRLGRKKCLVQELPAIEGLARVDVVCLDKTGTLTEGGMDVNGLRSLDGDETQVKQVLGALGACDPRPNASLQAIIEAYPADHGWRCTRALPFSSARKYSGAALNGPDGESTTWLLGAPDVLLPAGDHRLTEIDGLNAQGLRVLLLARTEHELDDPDVTRGVRPAALVVLEQRLRPDAPDTLRYFAEQGVRAKVISGDNAVSVGAVAGKLGLPGADDPVDARELPGETEASAAAVEQGAVFGRVTPQQKRAMVAALQLRGHTVAMTGDGVNDVLALKDADIGVAMGSGSEATRAVAQIVLLDNSFATLPSVVAEGRRVIGNITRVATLFLTKTVYSVLLAILVACCQIPYPYLPRHLTLLSTLTIGIPAFFLALAPNKERARPHFVRRVMRYAVPSGLITGLAAFTTYLLARSYYSGPGALPAETSAATLTLFLAAMWVLAIIARPYTWWRIALVLAMGLAFLAVLATPWLQRFFDLRLVGTTMPWAAVAIAVVAAVLLELTWRWVGRRFPA, encoded by the coding sequence ATGACGGAGCGGGCGAGGGCCGAGACCGAGCACTCCGGACCGGGCCGCGAACCGGCCCGACGGACCGCTCGGAAGCCGGTCGCCGCCGGACTGACCGCCGCCGAGGTCGCGGAACGGGTCGCCCGGGGCGAGGTCAACGACGTCCCCGTACGGTCCTCCCGCTCGGCCGCCGAGATCGTCCGCGCCAACGTCTTCACCCGCTTCAACGCCATCATCGGCGTGCTCTTCGTGATCATCCTGATCGTCGGCCCCCTCCAGGACGGCCTGTTCGGCTTCGTCATCGTCGCCAACACCGGCATCGGCATCGTCCAGGAGCTGCGCGCCAAGAAGACCCTGGACAGCCTGGCGGTCATCGGCGAGGCGCGGCCGACCGTCCGGCGCGACGGGGCCCCCGCCGAGATCCCCACCTCCGCGGTGGTCCTCGGCGACGTCATCGAACTCGGGCCCGGCGACAAGGTCATCGTCGACGGCGAGGTGCTGGAGAGCGACGGCCTGGAGATCGACGAGTCGCTGCTGACCGGCGAGGCCGATCCGGTCGTCAAGAAACCCGGCGAGGCGGCGATGTCCGGCAGCTTCGTCGTCGCGGGCAGCGGCGCCTTCACCGCGACCAAGGTCGGCCGGCAGGCGTACGCGGCCCAGCTCGCCGAGGAGGCCAGCCGCTTCACCCTGGTCCACTCCGAACTGCGGAGCGGCATCAGCCGGATCCTCAAGTACGTGACCTGGATGATGATCCCGACCGCGATCGGTCTCGTCCTGAGCCATCTGCTCACCCTCGGCCTGCCGGGCGACGAGGCCATCCGCCGGATGGTCGCCGGCATCGTGCCGATGATCCCCGAGGGCCTGGTGCTGCTCACCTCCGTCGCCTTCGCGATCGGCGTCATCCGGCTCGGCCGCAAGAAGTGCCTGGTCCAGGAGCTGCCCGCGATCGAGGGGCTGGCCCGGGTCGATGTGGTGTGCCTGGACAAGACCGGCACGCTCACCGAGGGCGGCATGGACGTCAACGGGCTGCGGTCCCTCGACGGCGACGAGACCCAGGTGAAGCAGGTGCTGGGCGCGCTCGGCGCCTGCGACCCGCGGCCGAATGCCTCCCTCCAGGCGATCATCGAGGCGTATCCGGCGGACCACGGCTGGCGCTGCACCCGGGCCCTGCCGTTCTCCTCCGCCCGCAAATACAGCGGCGCCGCCCTCAACGGCCCGGACGGCGAGAGCACCACCTGGCTGCTCGGCGCCCCGGACGTCCTGCTGCCGGCCGGCGACCACCGCCTCACCGAGATCGACGGCCTCAACGCCCAGGGGCTGCGCGTCCTGCTGCTGGCCCGTACCGAACACGAGCTGGACGACCCCGACGTCACCCGGGGCGTACGGCCCGCGGCCCTGGTCGTCCTGGAGCAGCGGCTGCGCCCGGACGCCCCCGACACCCTGCGCTACTTCGCCGAGCAGGGCGTCCGGGCCAAGGTGATCTCCGGCGACAACGCGGTCTCGGTGGGCGCGGTGGCCGGCAAGCTGGGGCTGCCCGGCGCCGACGACCCGGTGGACGCGCGCGAACTGCCCGGCGAGACGGAGGCGAGCGCGGCTGCGGTCGAACAGGGCGCGGTCTTCGGCCGGGTCACCCCGCAGCAGAAGCGGGCGATGGTCGCGGCCCTGCAGCTGCGCGGGCACACCGTCGCGATGACCGGCGACGGCGTCAATGACGTCCTCGCCCTCAAGGACGCCGACATCGGCGTGGCGATGGGCTCCGGCTCCGAGGCGACCCGCGCCGTCGCCCAGATCGTCCTGCTCGACAACAGCTTCGCCACGCTCCCCTCGGTCGTCGCCGAGGGCCGCCGGGTCATCGGCAACATCACCCGCGTCGCCACCCTCTTCCTCACCAAGACCGTCTACTCCGTCCTGCTGGCGATCCTGGTGGCCTGCTGCCAGATCCCCTATCCGTACCTGCCGCGGCACCTGACCCTGCTCTCCACCCTGACCATCGGCATCCCCGCGTTCTTCCTCGCCCTGGCCCCCAACAAGGAGCGCGCCAGACCGCACTTCGTCCGCCGGGTGATGCGCTACGCGGTGCCGTCGGGCCTGATCACGGGCCTGGCCGCCTTCACCACCTACCTGCTCGCCCGCAGCTACTACAGCGGCCCCGGCGCCCTGCCCGCCGAGACCAGCGCGGCCACCCTGACGCTCTTCCTCGCCGCGATGTGGGTCCTTGCGATCATCGCCCGCCCCTACACCTGGTGGCGGATCGCCCTGGTCCTGGCGATGGGCCTGGCCTTCCTCGCCGTCCTCGCCACCCCCTGGCTGCAGAGGTTCTTCGACCTGCGGCTGGTCGGGACGACGATGCCGTGGGCGGCCGTCGCCATCGCGGTGGTGGCGGCCGTCCTCCTGGAACTCACCTGGCGATGGGTGGGCCGGCGCTTCCCGGCCTGA
- a CDS encoding helix-turn-helix domain-containing protein produces the protein MELNNEDDGRATPRTVLGRRLRRLRESAGLSQRALADKVGYPHTYLSRVERGEQLPSEALAEDLDTHFATDGLFVELLSMAQDASIPDYGRVVVDGESKAARIQVFGSSLIPGLLQTEGYAHALFRESLPGESEERINERVATRMRRKRVFEKEQAPYYWAIMDEAALRRPVGGSACMSDQLRHVLAAVASPQVAAQVLPFTQGEHPMLGGSLSLLTLPSGATIGYVESFFSGESVESPAKVLELTHMFDVARSKALPERETLDLIRGYLRKYEDEDDS, from the coding sequence ATGGAGTTGAACAACGAGGACGACGGCAGGGCCACCCCGCGCACGGTGCTCGGACGGCGCCTGCGCCGCCTCAGGGAGTCCGCCGGCCTCTCCCAACGGGCCCTCGCCGACAAGGTCGGATACCCGCACACGTACCTCAGCCGGGTGGAACGGGGCGAGCAGTTGCCGTCGGAGGCACTCGCCGAGGACCTGGACACGCATTTCGCCACGGACGGCCTCTTCGTCGAGTTGCTTTCCATGGCGCAGGACGCCTCGATTCCCGATTACGGCCGGGTCGTGGTCGACGGCGAGAGCAAGGCGGCCCGTATTCAGGTATTCGGCAGCAGCCTGATTCCGGGGCTCCTGCAGACCGAGGGTTATGCCCACGCACTCTTCCGCGAGTCGCTTCCCGGCGAATCCGAGGAACGGATAAACGAGCGGGTCGCCACGCGAATGCGCCGTAAGCGTGTCTTCGAGAAGGAGCAAGCACCCTATTACTGGGCAATCATGGATGAAGCAGCGTTAAGGCGCCCAGTCGGGGGCTCGGCATGCATGAGCGATCAACTCCGCCATGTGCTCGCGGCAGTTGCGTCGCCCCAGGTCGCGGCTCAGGTGCTGCCCTTCACGCAGGGAGAGCACCCCATGCTGGGTGGCAGCCTGAGCCTGCTCACCCTCCCCAGCGGGGCCACGATCGGATACGTCGAGAGCTTCTTTTCCGGGGAGTCGGTCGAGTCACCAGCAAAGGTTCTTGAGCTCACGCACATGTTTGACGTCGCTCGCTCCAAGGCACTTCCGGAGCGGGAAACTCTCGACCTGATTCGCGGATACCTGAGAAAGTACGAGGATGAAGACGATTCCTGA
- a CDS encoding DUF397 domain-containing protein — protein MKTIPDASTLPRWRKSSYSNGQGAECIEIADGHAGAVPVRDSKNPHGPACVFAEAGWSAFVEAVKRGAFAR, from the coding sequence ATGAAGACGATTCCTGACGCGTCCACTCTGCCCCGCTGGCGCAAGTCCAGCTACAGCAACGGCCAGGGAGCCGAGTGCATCGAGATCGCCGACGGCCACGCCGGCGCCGTCCCCGTCCGCGACTCCAAGAACCCGCACGGGCCCGCATGCGTCTTTGCCGAGGCGGGCTGGTCGGCCTTCGTCGAAGCAGTCAAGCGCGGCGCGTTCGCCCGCTGA
- a CDS encoding sacsin N-terminal ATP-binding-like domain-containing protein: MLDAWATSPARFREDANAEEDLALGGYRDRLAVELAQNAADAAARAGVPGRLRLTLHAANGDAPAVLVASNTGAPLDATGVESLSTLRASAKREPSVSAGAVGRFGVGFAAVLSVSDEPALVGRTGGVRWSLAEARAMADEVAAHSPGLGGELRRRDGHVPLLRLPLPAEGGAPEGYDTAVVLPLRDVAAQDLAERLLDAVDAALLLTLPGLAEVVIETPEHVRELRRSEDGPYVLIEDSERGATRWRVASDGGPLDPALLADRPVEERLRPAWSVTWAVPVDDEGAPARPGTAAVVHAPTPTDEPLGLPALLIASFPLEPTRRHVAPGPLTDFLVGRAAAAYTTLLGDWQPVSVGTLDLVPGPLGKGGLDGELRRQVLELLPRVRFLPSAGAPAGRSAEPEVPAAGEWDEGDGGVDRFVLRPVDAELVEGAGAATVGVLAELFPSLLPAGLERRPELRALGVARVGLGEMVDRLAGVERAPDWWWRLYDALAGTDPDRLSGLPVPLAGTAGQGPGGGSGVRTTIGPRQVLLPLPGGLDEDAAARHRTLARLGLKVAHPDAVHPLLEKLGATPAAPRAVLTTPQVRAAVANSLDADEDAYDVFADETEGGAGAPLGAEELAETVLGLVRDANLTPGDEPWLGALALPDEDGELAPAGELVYPGSAFERVIREGEIPACDAELAERWGEQPLTAVGVMADFALVRATDVVLDPDEMEPRDGDFAEPDDVGLLDAVDVWCEDILDALPQTPVPPVVTELVAVRDLDLVDDDAWPEVLAMLSRPPLRDALTAPVRVLLPDGTTESVRPYTAWWLRGHPVLDGRRPAGLRSAGGDPLLSGLYESADAGEVDAQVLRALGVRTSVAALLDEPGGAAELLTRLADPELPVGAAQLHAVYGLLADLDPDQVTLPDDLRVVRDEEVRVVDAAHAVVADAPDLVPLASGRALLPVRPARAAELAELLQVRRLSEAVGAEVRSEGVRHEVPEAVRILLGAATPEAYVEHEELLVDGPDGPAELDWRRTPDGTVHAATLEGVAAGLSWAAAQWPRRFEVAALLEDPERGEELARARWFD, from the coding sequence GTGCTGGATGCCTGGGCCACGTCGCCGGCCCGGTTCCGGGAGGATGCCAACGCCGAGGAGGACCTGGCGCTCGGCGGCTACCGGGACCGGCTCGCCGTGGAACTGGCGCAGAACGCGGCCGACGCGGCGGCGCGCGCCGGCGTCCCGGGCCGGCTGCGGCTGACCCTGCACGCGGCGAACGGCGACGCACCCGCCGTCCTCGTCGCGTCCAACACGGGCGCTCCGCTGGACGCCACCGGCGTCGAATCGCTGTCGACGCTGCGCGCCTCCGCGAAGCGGGAGCCCAGTGTGTCGGCCGGGGCGGTCGGCCGGTTCGGCGTGGGCTTCGCCGCGGTGCTGTCGGTGAGCGACGAGCCGGCGCTGGTGGGCCGTACCGGCGGCGTGCGCTGGTCGCTGGCCGAGGCGCGGGCGATGGCGGACGAGGTCGCGGCGCACAGCCCGGGGCTCGGTGGTGAGTTGCGCCGCCGGGACGGCCATGTACCGCTGCTGCGGCTGCCGCTGCCCGCGGAGGGCGGCGCCCCCGAGGGGTACGACACCGCCGTCGTGCTGCCGCTGCGGGACGTCGCCGCGCAGGATCTCGCCGAGCGGCTGCTGGACGCGGTCGACGCGGCGCTGCTGCTGACCCTGCCGGGGCTGGCCGAGGTCGTGATCGAGACCCCCGAGCACGTACGGGAGTTGCGGCGCAGCGAGGACGGCCCCTACGTCCTGATCGAGGACAGCGAGCGCGGTGCCACCCGGTGGCGGGTGGCGAGCGACGGCGGTCCGCTGGACCCGGCGCTGCTGGCGGACCGGCCCGTCGAGGAGCGGCTGCGGCCGGCCTGGTCGGTGACCTGGGCGGTGCCGGTGGACGACGAGGGCGCACCGGCGCGGCCGGGAACCGCGGCGGTGGTGCACGCACCGACGCCGACGGACGAGCCGCTGGGGCTGCCCGCGCTGCTGATCGCCTCGTTCCCGCTGGAGCCGACCCGCCGGCATGTCGCGCCGGGCCCGCTGACGGACTTCCTGGTGGGCCGGGCGGCCGCGGCGTACACGACGCTGCTGGGCGACTGGCAGCCGGTGTCGGTCGGCACGCTCGACTTGGTGCCGGGGCCGCTGGGCAAGGGCGGTCTGGACGGTGAGCTGCGCCGGCAGGTGCTGGAACTGCTGCCGCGGGTGCGGTTCCTGCCGAGCGCGGGTGCGCCCGCCGGCCGGTCCGCCGAGCCCGAGGTGCCGGCGGCCGGCGAGTGGGACGAGGGCGACGGCGGGGTGGACCGCTTCGTGCTGCGCCCGGTGGACGCCGAATTGGTGGAGGGCGCGGGCGCGGCGACGGTCGGAGTGCTGGCCGAACTGTTCCCGAGCCTGCTGCCGGCCGGTCTCGAACGCCGCCCGGAGCTGCGGGCACTGGGTGTGGCCCGGGTGGGGCTGGGGGAGATGGTCGACCGGCTGGCGGGCGTCGAACGCGCGCCCGACTGGTGGTGGCGCCTCTATGACGCGCTGGCCGGCACCGACCCGGACCGGCTCAGCGGGCTGCCGGTGCCGCTCGCGGGCACGGCGGGCCAGGGGCCCGGCGGCGGCAGCGGCGTACGGACCACGATCGGGCCGCGCCAGGTGCTGCTGCCGCTGCCCGGCGGCCTCGACGAGGACGCCGCGGCCCGGCACCGTACGCTCGCCCGGCTCGGACTGAAGGTCGCCCACCCCGACGCGGTGCACCCGCTGCTGGAGAAGCTGGGCGCCACCCCGGCCGCACCGCGCGCCGTACTGACCACACCCCAGGTGCGTGCGGCCGTCGCGAACTCACTGGACGCCGACGAGGACGCCTACGACGTCTTCGCCGACGAGACCGAGGGCGGGGCCGGAGCCCCGCTGGGCGCCGAGGAACTGGCGGAGACGGTGCTCGGGCTGGTCCGGGACGCCAACCTCACGCCGGGCGACGAGCCCTGGCTCGGGGCGCTCGCCCTGCCCGACGAGGACGGCGAGCTGGCGCCCGCCGGCGAGCTGGTGTACCCGGGCAGCGCCTTCGAGCGGGTCATCCGGGAGGGCGAAATCCCCGCCTGCGACGCCGAGTTGGCCGAGCGTTGGGGCGAGCAGCCGCTCACGGCCGTGGGCGTCATGGCCGACTTCGCGCTGGTCCGGGCCACCGATGTCGTGCTCGACCCGGACGAGATGGAGCCGCGCGACGGGGACTTCGCCGAGCCGGACGACGTCGGGCTGCTGGACGCGGTGGACGTCTGGTGCGAGGACATCCTCGACGCCCTGCCGCAGACCCCCGTGCCCCCGGTGGTGACCGAACTCGTGGCGGTCCGCGACCTCGATCTGGTCGACGACGACGCCTGGCCCGAGGTGCTGGCGATGCTCTCCCGGCCGCCGCTGCGCGATGCGCTGACCGCGCCGGTCCGCGTCCTGCTCCCGGACGGCACCACCGAGTCCGTCCGGCCGTACACCGCCTGGTGGCTGCGCGGGCACCCGGTGCTCGACGGCCGCCGTCCCGCCGGTCTGCGGTCGGCGGGCGGCGATCCGCTGCTGTCCGGACTGTACGAGTCCGCGGACGCGGGCGAGGTCGATGCGCAGGTGCTCCGCGCACTGGGCGTGCGTACCTCCGTCGCCGCGCTCCTGGACGAGCCGGGCGGCGCCGCGGAGCTGCTGACCCGGCTCGCCGACCCGGAGCTGCCCGTCGGCGCCGCACAACTGCACGCGGTCTACGGCCTGCTGGCGGACCTCGACCCCGATCAGGTGACCCTGCCCGACGACCTGCGGGTCGTGCGCGACGAAGAGGTCCGGGTGGTGGACGCCGCCCACGCGGTGGTCGCCGACGCACCGGACCTGGTGCCGCTGGCCTCCGGCCGCGCGCTGCTGCCGGTGCGCCCGGCCCGCGCGGCCGAGCTGGCGGAGCTGCTGCAGGTCCGCCGGCTGAGCGAGGCGGTCGGCGCCGAGGTCCGCTCCGAGGGCGTACGCCACGAGGTCCCGGAGGCCGTCCGCATCCTGCTCGGCGCCGCCACCCCCGAGGCCTACGTCGAGCACGAGGAACTCCTCGTCGACGGCCCCGACGGCCCCGCCGAGCTGGACTGGCGCCGGACCCCGGACGGCACCGTGCACGCCGCGACCCTGGAGGGCGTGGCCGCCGGACTGTCCTGGGCGGCGGCCCAGTGGCCCCGCCGCTTCGAGGTCGCGGCCCTCCTGGAGGACCCGGAACGGGGCGAGGAGTTGGCGCGGGCGCGGTGGTTCGACTGA